A genomic stretch from Corynebacterium faecale includes:
- the nrdG gene encoding anaerobic ribonucleoside-triphosphate reductase activating protein, translated as MTYLERVRRMDQRSSTWAQTDTFRIADYKPFQVLDGEGLRCSLYVSYCPFSCPGCYNKAAQKRGYGNAYTPELEERIMGDLSNRRVAGLTLAGGEPFLSARHLLPLVRRIRKELPEKTIWAYTGYSWETLQVFSDERRALLHHLDVLVDGQFITQLRDEANPPPFAGSSNQRLIHVPSSLAAGIPVHHRVVSLSP; from the coding sequence GTGACATATCTCGAACGCGTCAGACGGATGGATCAGCGGTCCAGTACCTGGGCGCAGACCGACACCTTCCGTATCGCTGATTACAAACCCTTCCAGGTGCTCGACGGCGAGGGCCTGCGGTGTTCCCTCTATGTTTCCTACTGCCCGTTTAGCTGTCCGGGTTGTTATAACAAGGCCGCCCAGAAGAGGGGGTACGGCAATGCTTACACGCCTGAGCTGGAGGAACGCATCATGGGCGACCTGTCCAACCGGCGTGTGGCGGGTCTGACCCTGGCGGGCGGCGAACCGTTTCTCTCCGCGCGGCACCTCCTGCCGCTGGTGCGCCGCATCCGGAAGGAACTGCCGGAGAAAACAATCTGGGCCTACACCGGTTATTCCTGGGAGACCCTTCAGGTGTTCAGCGATGAGCGCCGCGCGCTCCTCCATCACCTGGACGTGCTTGTCGACGGCCAGTTCATCACCCAACTTCGTGATGAAGCGAATCCTCCACCGTTCGCCGGTAGCTCCAACCAGAGACTCATCCACGTGCCCTCCTCACTTGCCGCCGGAATCCCAGTGCATCACCGGGTTGTATCCTTGTCCCCATGA
- the nrdD gene encoding anaerobic ribonucleoside-triphosphate reductase yields the protein MMLSPATHQVPTSAIDTENLAKGISVLKKDGRVVDYRPRKILNDLESAERVFGVEFQVPKDQIVETITRRAAEHNTISSVDLFHIVEDTLSHSPAVLAAFREYKRGQDELIDASTDVARAIARVVERDEKLLAENGNKDSRTFTTQREILAGAVTTAKGLQMLPEDVRRAHIKGLVHVHDLDRSPFAAMPNCSLPDFEFMLSHGFTLGNARIEPPRSIGVAATLLVQLLGAISGEQYGGISIHEIDRLLEPYAEMTLEKNRRLYLDAGLTEVEQLARGKTSRDIHDAMQAFEYQVNTLTTSAAQTPFTSISLGMSTSWSGREIQKSILAVREQGMSGETAIFPKILFFVDEGINHAPGDPNYDIKQAAMRCSMRRIYPDLVSVPRIRELKDGQLITPMGCRSFLHPWKNALGEYELLGRNNLGVVSINLPRIAISAQGSMEDFFTGLDEAIDLTIRALKIREEVVLSADLEHAPIMYTQGGMGDPRNKNSVRDFYTGDNHKRSSISMGYIGIHNAMVALTGEQHWHTTEAHRAVSRRILIHMNARVASVQDQFAANLSVYATPSESLCDRFAELDRARFGELPGINDRNYYENSFHFPSYLDTNPVDKIAFETAYMPLTPGGFMFYVEAPNLLRNPSAFEAIWDEAFEHVGYFGINSPVDTCFLCDFEGEFSCDADGYVCPGCGNRDEDKASVTRRLCGYLGAPMKRPVVQGKQAEINSRVKHM from the coding sequence ATGATGTTGTCGCCTGCCACCCACCAGGTCCCCACCTCTGCCATTGACACCGAGAATTTAGCGAAAGGGATCTCGGTGCTTAAAAAAGACGGCCGTGTGGTGGACTACCGCCCCCGCAAGATTCTCAATGACCTGGAATCTGCAGAGCGTGTTTTCGGTGTGGAGTTCCAGGTGCCCAAGGATCAGATTGTGGAAACCATCACCCGGCGTGCAGCTGAACACAACACGATCAGCAGCGTGGATCTCTTCCATATTGTGGAAGACACCCTGAGTCATTCCCCGGCGGTGCTGGCGGCTTTCCGTGAATACAAGAGGGGACAGGATGAATTGATTGACGCCTCCACCGATGTGGCCCGCGCAATCGCCCGGGTGGTGGAGCGGGATGAAAAGCTCCTGGCGGAAAATGGCAATAAGGATTCGAGGACGTTCACCACCCAGAGGGAAATCCTCGCCGGGGCGGTGACCACAGCCAAGGGACTACAGATGCTGCCGGAGGATGTCCGGCGTGCCCACATCAAGGGCCTCGTCCATGTTCATGACCTCGACCGTTCTCCCTTCGCCGCCATGCCCAACTGCTCCCTGCCGGATTTTGAGTTCATGCTCTCGCACGGTTTCACACTGGGTAATGCGCGCATCGAACCGCCACGTTCCATCGGGGTGGCCGCCACACTTCTGGTGCAGCTACTCGGCGCCATCTCCGGAGAACAGTACGGCGGTATCTCCATCCATGAGATCGATCGTCTCCTGGAACCCTATGCAGAGATGACCCTGGAGAAGAACCGTCGGTTGTATCTGGACGCCGGACTGACCGAGGTGGAGCAGTTGGCCAGGGGGAAGACCTCCCGGGATATCCATGACGCCATGCAGGCCTTTGAATACCAGGTGAACACCCTGACCACCTCAGCGGCACAGACCCCGTTCACCTCGATCTCCCTGGGCATGAGCACGTCCTGGTCCGGCCGGGAAATTCAGAAGTCGATCCTGGCGGTGCGGGAGCAGGGTATGAGTGGTGAAACCGCGATCTTCCCGAAGATCCTCTTCTTTGTGGATGAGGGCATCAACCACGCCCCCGGGGACCCCAACTACGACATCAAGCAGGCTGCCATGCGGTGTTCCATGCGCCGGATCTACCCGGACCTGGTGTCGGTACCCCGTATCCGGGAGCTCAAGGACGGCCAGCTGATCACACCCATGGGATGCCGTTCCTTCCTGCATCCGTGGAAGAATGCTCTCGGGGAGTATGAGCTGCTGGGTCGCAATAACCTGGGCGTGGTATCAATCAACCTGCCCCGCATCGCCATCTCCGCACAGGGGTCCATGGAGGACTTCTTCACCGGTTTGGATGAGGCCATTGACCTGACCATCCGGGCATTGAAGATCCGGGAGGAGGTGGTGCTCTCCGCGGACCTGGAGCACGCACCCATCATGTACACCCAGGGCGGCATGGGGGATCCCCGCAACAAGAACAGTGTGCGGGATTTCTACACGGGAGATAATCACAAAAGATCATCCATCTCCATGGGATATATCGGGATTCACAACGCCATGGTGGCGCTGACAGGGGAGCAGCACTGGCACACCACTGAGGCACACCGTGCCGTGTCCCGTCGGATTCTGATTCACATGAATGCCCGGGTCGCGTCAGTCCAGGATCAGTTTGCGGCCAATCTGTCGGTTTATGCCACCCCGTCGGAATCGCTCTGTGACCGTTTCGCCGAGTTGGACCGCGCCCGTTTCGGTGAGCTACCGGGTATCAACGACCGGAATTACTATGAAAATTCCTTCCATTTCCCCAGTTACCTGGATACCAACCCCGTGGACAAGATTGCTTTTGAAACTGCTTATATGCCCCTGACCCCAGGCGGTTTCATGTTCTACGTCGAGGCTCCGAACCTGTTGCGTAACCCTTCAGCTTTTGAGGCGATCTGGGATGAGGCTTTTGAGCATGTCGGTTATTTCGGCATCAATTCCCCGGTGGATACCTGTTTCCTCTGCGATTTCGAAGGGGAGTTCAGCTGTGATGCTGACGGGTATGTCTGCCCGGGTTGTGGCAACCGCGATGAGGACAAGGCATCGGTCACCCGCCGGCTGTGTGGTTATCTCGGGGCTCCGATGAAACGCCCGGTGGTCCAGGGCAAACAGGCGGAGATCAACTCCCGCGTCAAGCACATGTGA
- a CDS encoding hydroxypyruvate isomerase family protein, which produces MPKIAANLSLLFTEVPFQQRFHAAADTGLFDAVEFQFPYDHDLDQLTSIAQEAGLPVALINAPPGDSFGLVALADQSTADFRASIELALRYATALKAPKLHVMAGIAEPSPRTNDIYRRNITTAARLAADEGILIVVEPISRQSIPGYYLHSLEQAVELIEGIPNVKILFDIFHIQRIHGDLTRRLTHIFEDDLLGHIQIASVPDRREPGSGEVNDHHLSQLIDALPWPDPIGAEYLPASATHEGLSWLHAL; this is translated from the coding sequence ATGCCGAAGATCGCCGCGAACCTGTCGCTTCTGTTCACTGAGGTCCCCTTCCAACAGCGGTTCCACGCCGCAGCTGATACCGGTCTATTCGATGCTGTTGAGTTCCAATTTCCCTATGATCATGACCTGGATCAACTCACCAGCATTGCCCAAGAAGCCGGCCTGCCAGTCGCCCTCATCAACGCCCCACCCGGCGATAGTTTCGGGCTGGTAGCACTTGCTGACCAGAGCACTGCAGATTTCCGTGCCTCCATCGAACTCGCGCTGCGCTACGCCACCGCGCTGAAAGCCCCGAAGCTTCATGTGATGGCAGGTATCGCCGAACCATCACCGCGCACGAATGACATCTACCGCCGCAATATCACCACAGCGGCCCGCCTGGCAGCCGACGAGGGCATCCTCATCGTCGTGGAGCCAATCAGCCGTCAGAGCATCCCCGGGTACTATCTGCACAGCCTTGAGCAGGCCGTGGAACTGATCGAGGGCATCCCCAATGTGAAGATCCTCTTTGATATTTTCCATATCCAGCGCATCCATGGTGATCTGACGCGTCGACTCACCCATATCTTCGAAGACGACCTGCTCGGCCACATCCAGATCGCAAGTGTGCCGGATCGCAGGGAGCCTGGTTCCGGTGAAGTCAATGACCATCATCTCTCCCAGCTCATTGACGCTCTCCCCTGGCCTGATCCGATCGGCGCCGAGTACCTCCCCGCCAGCGCCACCCACGAGGGACTCAGCTGGTTGCATGCCCTGTGA
- the cmrA gene encoding mycolate reductase (Catalyzes the final step in mycolic acid biosynthesis.) — MALPIPSQSARALVTGASQGIGLAIARDLARYGHNLILVARRGELLQEIADELESKHGVMVEIRAVDLADRTQRAELIGEIRDREINIIINSAGIASFGPFKDQNWDYETAQFDLNATAVFELTRAVLDGMVERGTGAICNVGSAAGNVPIPNNATYVLTKAGVNAFTEALHYELRGTGVACTLLAPGPVRDSVVPEEEQSIIDKVVPDFLWTTYESCSAETLRALSKNRRRVVPGPLSKAMNAISTVAPTAVLSPVMGWVYSKMS; from the coding sequence ATGGCATTGCCCATTCCCAGCCAGAGTGCCCGCGCGCTTGTCACCGGCGCAAGCCAGGGAATCGGTCTGGCGATCGCGAGGGATCTCGCCCGGTACGGCCATAACCTGATCCTGGTGGCCCGCCGCGGGGAGCTGTTGCAGGAGATCGCCGATGAGCTGGAATCCAAGCATGGCGTGATGGTGGAGATCCGGGCTGTGGACCTGGCGGACCGCACCCAGCGGGCGGAGTTGATCGGAGAGATCAGGGACCGCGAGATCAATATCATCATCAACTCCGCGGGCATCGCCAGTTTCGGTCCCTTCAAGGATCAGAACTGGGACTATGAGACCGCCCAGTTTGATCTGAACGCCACCGCGGTTTTTGAACTGACCAGGGCTGTCCTGGATGGCATGGTTGAGCGGGGCACGGGCGCGATCTGCAACGTGGGGTCAGCGGCCGGCAACGTACCGATTCCGAACAACGCCACCTATGTCCTGACCAAGGCCGGAGTCAACGCCTTCACCGAGGCCCTGCACTACGAGCTCCGTGGCACGGGTGTCGCCTGTACCCTCCTGGCTCCAGGCCCGGTGCGGGATTCGGTGGTGCCGGAGGAGGAGCAGTCGATCATCGATAAGGTGGTGCCGGACTTCCTCTGGACCACGTATGAATCCTGTTCCGCAGAGACCCTCCGCGCGCTGTCCAAGAACCGACGTCGAGTGGTTCCAGGCCCCCTGTCCAAGGCCATGAATGCGATCTCCACGGTCGCTCCGACGGCAGTGTTGTCGCCGGTCATGGGCTGGGTTTATTCGAAGATGAGTTAG
- the orn gene encoding oligoribonuclease: MSDVNGSNRSPVAARDDRLVWVDLEMTGLDLEHHVIVEVAALVTDANLNIIGEGVDLVVHATDEELARMDDFVTNMHESSGLTPLIRSSTVSLKEAEDAVLALIEEHCDPAHPAPLAGNSIATDRAFIREQMPRLDAALHYRMVDVSSVKELARRWYPRVYYKQPEKGLSHRALADIVESIRELDYYRRSFFVAEPGPTSAQCDEDAAGATARFASYFE; this comes from the coding sequence ATGTCTGATGTTAATGGGAGCAACCGCTCCCCCGTGGCCGCACGCGATGATCGCCTGGTGTGGGTTGATCTGGAGATGACCGGCCTGGATCTGGAACACCATGTGATCGTGGAGGTCGCCGCCCTGGTGACCGATGCCAACCTCAATATCATCGGCGAGGGTGTGGATCTGGTTGTCCACGCCACCGACGAGGAACTGGCGCGGATGGATGACTTTGTCACCAACATGCACGAATCCTCCGGGCTCACCCCGTTGATCCGGTCTTCCACGGTGTCGCTGAAAGAGGCGGAGGATGCTGTCCTCGCCCTGATCGAGGAGCATTGCGATCCCGCACACCCCGCTCCCCTGGCGGGTAATTCCATCGCCACCGACCGCGCGTTCATCCGTGAGCAGATGCCACGCCTGGATGCCGCCCTGCACTACCGCATGGTGGATGTGTCCTCGGTGAAGGAGTTGGCGCGTCGTTGGTACCCACGCGTGTATTACAAGCAGCCGGAGAAGGGCCTGTCGCACCGTGCGTTGGCCGATATCGTGGAATCCATCCGCGAGCTGGATTATTACCGTCGCTCATTCTTCGTGGCGGAACCCGGTCCCACCTCAGCGCAGTGCGATGAGGATGCCGCCGGTGCCACCGCGCGGTTCGCCAGCTATTTCGAGTGA
- a CDS encoding alpha/beta hydrolase, whose translation MPLLRQTREWVDRFGSTHQELSPTVPPTFSGTSPRVPGPIEQAWSQALSVGGEQAARQCGDMAVIALAQPNPIITEDPQGNPDMRLYTWVVESPGATNVLMWANGVFDHAHVHDSEMHRLEGSDLWTLTLRMPADWRASYTITSWDHDGVPPWRASTDRAEVRRAAMAHGRLDERNIGRVMNSSLVEGPDAPADRWGRASQSICTQERTLAGERFWVYAPDTDETTPLLILFDGQHWNGPLGLPLQLDAAIRAGIMPPVHVLMLDSGDVDHRWDNLGVPGGQVDVLIDAILPHVRANFAVSPRGEDTIISGASFGGLASLWALALSDGDIGHAIAQSPSLWRFDIADALSAAENWVSINLQAGEYEGEMLRLSHKLAEDLSGDIRDVRVQGIRGGHDWAWWRVHMLSELTRLLNHSK comes from the coding sequence ATGCCACTGTTGAGGCAGACCAGGGAGTGGGTGGACCGATTCGGTTCCACCCACCAGGAGCTGTCTCCAACAGTGCCCCCGACCTTTTCCGGTACCTCTCCACGGGTTCCGGGGCCGATTGAGCAGGCGTGGTCGCAGGCGCTCAGCGTGGGTGGTGAGCAGGCCGCCCGCCAGTGTGGCGACATGGCTGTCATCGCGCTCGCTCAACCCAATCCCATCATCACCGAGGACCCGCAGGGCAACCCTGACATGCGCCTCTACACCTGGGTGGTGGAAAGCCCCGGGGCCACGAATGTGTTGATGTGGGCCAATGGTGTCTTCGACCATGCCCATGTCCACGATTCAGAGATGCACCGCCTTGAAGGCTCCGATCTGTGGACGCTTACCCTCCGGATGCCGGCGGACTGGCGTGCCAGCTACACCATCACCTCCTGGGACCATGACGGGGTGCCGCCGTGGCGCGCATCCACCGACCGCGCCGAGGTCCGGCGGGCAGCCATGGCACATGGCCGTCTGGATGAGCGCAACATCGGTCGCGTGATGAACTCCTCGCTCGTTGAAGGCCCCGACGCGCCGGCTGACAGGTGGGGGAGGGCGTCGCAAAGCATCTGTACGCAGGAGCGCACGCTCGCCGGCGAGCGGTTCTGGGTCTACGCCCCGGACACGGACGAGACGACACCGCTGCTGATCCTGTTTGATGGCCAGCACTGGAACGGCCCGCTGGGGCTGCCGCTGCAGCTCGATGCGGCGATCCGCGCCGGGATCATGCCGCCCGTGCATGTGCTCATGCTTGATTCCGGGGACGTTGACCACCGCTGGGATAACCTCGGCGTGCCAGGTGGCCAGGTCGATGTGCTTATCGACGCCATCCTGCCGCACGTCCGCGCCAACTTTGCGGTCTCCCCGCGCGGGGAGGACACGATCATCTCCGGGGCCAGCTTCGGCGGCCTGGCCTCACTCTGGGCGCTGGCGCTTTCCGACGGTGACATCGGCCATGCCATCGCACAGTCACCGAGCCTCTGGCGCTTTGATATCGCCGATGCGCTCTCCGCTGCGGAGAACTGGGTCTCCATCAACCTGCAGGCAGGCGAATACGAAGGCGAGATGCTGCGCTTATCCCACAAGCTGGCAGAGGACCTCTCCGGTGATATCCGTGACGTCCGCGTGCAGGGCATCCGCGGTGGACATGACTGGGCCTGGTGGCGCGTTCACATGCTGAGTGAACTCACCAGGCTCCTTAATCACTCGAAATAG
- a CDS encoding L,D-transpeptidase: MKRVRGVVTGSLLALLTAGSLVLSGCTIERNGHAQEGAAAVSSSDTGDTVEAVAPVASVDDDATGVDPSEPIVVRSLGDGLEEVTMVNEQGYQVEAEYGVDERTWTTTEVLGYNRTYTITATDRNGETSTTVFATTQPTATTSVALSPLADSVVGVGQTIGFRFGTPITDRRAAEEAITVTTSPEVEGGFFWLNNSELRWRPAEYWEPGTQVTVTADLYGTELGNGVWGASDNATNFSIGSRVETVVDDATKTMSVYENGALLRTIPVSLGRDVSEWATPNGTYIIGDRNPSMIMDSTTFGLGYDQGGYRTPVKFATQMSYSGIYVHAAPWSAAQQGNSNVSHGCINVSTEAAEWFQNTVKRGDIVTVKNTVGTTLSGYDGLGDWNIPWSVWGEGNADQTSAW, from the coding sequence TTGAAGAGGGTTCGTGGTGTTGTCACGGGTTCATTATTGGCATTGCTCACGGCAGGTTCACTGGTTCTGAGTGGCTGCACCATTGAACGCAATGGTCACGCACAGGAAGGTGCCGCTGCGGTGTCCTCGTCAGACACCGGCGACACGGTGGAGGCAGTAGCCCCGGTGGCCTCGGTTGATGATGATGCCACCGGCGTGGACCCGTCCGAACCCATCGTGGTGAGGTCCCTGGGTGATGGCCTCGAAGAGGTCACCATGGTCAACGAGCAGGGATACCAGGTCGAAGCCGAGTACGGCGTGGACGAGCGCACCTGGACCACCACGGAGGTGCTGGGTTATAACCGCACCTACACCATCACCGCCACTGACCGGAACGGTGAAACCAGCACCACGGTATTTGCCACGACGCAGCCGACAGCGACCACCTCTGTCGCATTGTCCCCGCTGGCTGATTCCGTGGTGGGCGTCGGTCAGACGATTGGCTTCCGTTTCGGAACCCCGATCACGGACCGCCGTGCCGCGGAGGAGGCGATCACCGTCACCACCTCACCTGAGGTTGAGGGCGGTTTCTTCTGGCTCAACAACAGTGAACTGCGCTGGCGCCCAGCGGAGTACTGGGAGCCCGGCACGCAGGTGACCGTCACTGCGGATCTCTATGGCACTGAACTGGGCAATGGTGTGTGGGGAGCCTCCGATAATGCCACCAACTTCAGTATCGGTAGCCGCGTGGAAACCGTGGTGGATGATGCCACCAAGACCATGAGTGTTTATGAAAATGGCGCCCTCCTGCGCACCATTCCGGTGTCGCTCGGTCGTGATGTGTCGGAGTGGGCAACCCCGAATGGCACCTACATCATCGGTGACCGGAACCCGTCGATGATCATGGATTCCACCACGTTTGGCCTGGGATATGACCAGGGCGGATATCGGACCCCGGTGAAGTTCGCCACCCAGATGTCCTATTCCGGGATCTATGTCCACGCGGCCCCGTGGTCTGCGGCGCAGCAGGGTAATTCCAATGTGTCCCACGGCTGCATCAACGTCTCCACCGAGGCGGCTGAATGGTTCCAGAACACCGTGAAACGCGGGGATATCGTCACGGTGAAAAACACCGTGGGTACCACCCTGAGCGGTTATGACGGGTTGGGGGATTGGAATATCCCCTGGTCTGTGTGGGGTGAGGGGAACGCAGACCAGACCTCTGCATGGTGA
- a CDS encoding glutaminase: MNTHPLTMPIPEYFEEILDSVRDDTSGEVAQYISQLKNADPNPLALAMCTVDGHIYGAGDDEHEFTMQSISKPFAYALALQEHGPDNVFAAVGLEPSGEAFNELSLDGATNRPMNPMINAGAIAVNQLINGVESSVEDRVEKLRSYFSQLAGRELTIDRQLSESEIEGADRNLSIAHMLRNYDVIEDDAHDAVLSYTLQCSVKVTARDLAVMTATLAAGGIQPLTGEKLVDARVARLVLSMMASAGMYDEAGQWLATVGIPAKSGVSGGLMGVLPGQLGLATFSPRLNKQGNPVRGVEIFKRLSEDMGLHLMSAELLTQHAVRSIEKKGQTTVIQLQGAMNFSAAENFLFSITEHEFSGETVILDISRVPMFRPMGRRMIKEGLRRIRDNGFRVAIFDPDELLPDLEFSDGTECRQITSPEQMGDQVALT; encoded by the coding sequence ATGAACACACACCCGTTGACCATGCCCATCCCGGAATATTTCGAAGAGATTCTGGATTCTGTCCGCGATGACACCTCAGGTGAGGTGGCTCAGTACATCTCTCAGCTCAAGAATGCCGACCCCAATCCGTTGGCGCTGGCGATGTGTACCGTCGACGGTCATATTTACGGGGCGGGGGATGATGAGCATGAATTCACCATGCAGTCGATCTCCAAGCCTTTCGCCTATGCTCTGGCACTCCAGGAGCACGGGCCGGATAATGTTTTCGCCGCCGTAGGTCTGGAGCCCTCCGGTGAGGCCTTCAACGAGCTGTCCCTCGACGGTGCCACCAACCGCCCCATGAATCCGATGATCAATGCTGGCGCCATCGCCGTCAATCAGCTGATCAACGGGGTGGAATCCTCTGTGGAGGATCGTGTGGAGAAGCTCCGGAGTTATTTCTCCCAACTCGCGGGCCGCGAACTCACCATTGACCGCCAGCTCAGCGAAAGCGAAATCGAAGGCGCGGACCGTAACCTCTCCATCGCCCACATGCTGCGCAACTATGATGTCATCGAGGATGACGCCCATGATGCGGTTCTCAGCTACACCCTCCAGTGTTCCGTGAAGGTGACGGCGCGGGATCTGGCGGTGATGACCGCGACCTTGGCGGCCGGCGGCATCCAACCACTCACCGGTGAAAAGCTTGTCGACGCCCGCGTGGCACGCCTCGTCCTTTCCATGATGGCGTCAGCCGGTATGTACGACGAGGCTGGCCAGTGGCTGGCCACCGTGGGCATCCCCGCTAAATCCGGTGTCTCAGGCGGGCTCATGGGAGTGCTGCCCGGACAGCTGGGGTTGGCCACATTCTCACCACGACTGAATAAGCAGGGCAACCCGGTGCGTGGTGTGGAGATCTTCAAGCGACTCTCCGAGGACATGGGTCTACACCTGATGTCCGCTGAGCTGCTCACCCAGCATGCGGTGCGTTCTATTGAGAAGAAGGGCCAGACCACCGTCATCCAGCTGCAGGGTGCCATGAACTTCTCGGCCGCGGAGAACTTCCTGTTCTCCATCACCGAACATGAGTTCTCCGGGGAGACCGTCATCCTTGATATCTCGCGCGTGCCCATGTTCCGCCCCATGGGCCGACGCATGATCAAGGAAGGCCTGCGCCGTATCCGGGACAATGGCTTCCGCGTCGCCATCTTTGACCCAGATGAGCTCCTCCCGGATCTCGAGTTCTCGGATGGCACGGAATGCAGACAGATCACCAGTCCCGAGCAGATGGGTGATCAGGTAGCTTTGACATGA
- a CDS encoding LacI family DNA-binding transcriptional regulator has product MDQRGRGDEQSGADAQMKATIYDVARLAGVSPSTVSRAFSQPGRVSFKTAEKVREAAQQVGYGHVLETISDRGPDARSTGVIGMVATDISNPFFVEIFRGAEHAAAAQGMVMTLVNTNESLPRAREAIEKITPFVDGLLLASSRMESAEIQKIARSLPTVVLSRPVSGIPSVVVDNYDGAVKAVVHLVDQGCRSITYIAGPHNSWSDSTRWRGIVDAATTLGTLFTENSGAPSLKISRTVTVQPARMRNLVKPVVRQLPVEEPSFVGGRRAFEVWARDPTDAVICFNDMVAMGFMQQAQRSGFRIPEDVAVVGFDNTEISVLSSPTLTTVAGPLRSVGRVGTANLIALIKGMKAPLMAKPRELPTRLIVRESTLRVGPKHDL; this is encoded by the coding sequence ATGGACCAAAGGGGACGCGGGGACGAGCAGTCAGGCGCCGACGCACAGATGAAAGCCACCATCTACGATGTGGCACGCCTGGCCGGGGTGTCCCCCTCCACGGTCTCCAGGGCATTTTCCCAGCCGGGCCGCGTGAGCTTCAAAACGGCGGAAAAGGTGCGGGAGGCGGCACAACAGGTCGGGTACGGGCATGTGTTGGAAACCATCTCCGACCGCGGCCCGGATGCCCGGAGCACCGGTGTCATCGGCATGGTGGCCACGGATATCTCCAATCCCTTCTTTGTGGAGATCTTCCGTGGCGCTGAGCATGCCGCAGCCGCCCAGGGCATGGTGATGACGCTGGTCAACACCAATGAGTCTCTGCCCCGGGCCCGCGAGGCGATAGAAAAGATCACCCCATTTGTGGACGGGTTGCTGTTGGCGTCTTCCCGGATGGAATCGGCGGAGATCCAGAAGATCGCACGTTCCCTGCCCACGGTGGTGTTGAGTCGTCCGGTATCGGGGATTCCCAGCGTGGTGGTGGATAATTACGACGGCGCGGTGAAGGCGGTTGTGCACCTGGTGGACCAGGGCTGTCGCTCCATCACCTATATCGCAGGACCCCACAATTCCTGGTCGGATTCAACCCGGTGGCGGGGCATCGTTGATGCGGCCACCACCTTGGGCACCCTGTTCACGGAGAATTCCGGCGCACCTTCACTGAAGATCTCCCGCACGGTGACCGTGCAGCCCGCCCGCATGCGCAACCTGGTCAAACCCGTGGTGCGACAACTCCCGGTTGAGGAGCCGTCGTTCGTGGGGGGCCGGCGCGCTTTCGAGGTCTGGGCGAGGGACCCCACTGACGCGGTGATCTGTTTCAACGACATGGTCGCCATGGGTTTCATGCAGCAGGCACAGCGAAGTGGGTTCAGAATCCCGGAAGATGTGGCGGTGGTGGGTTTCGATAACACCGAGATCTCCGTTCTCAGTTCCCCCACGCTCACCACGGTGGCAGGTCCACTCCGCTCGGTGGGACGGGTGGGCACCGCCAATCTCATCGCCCTGATCAAGGGGATGAAAGCTCCGCTCATGGCCAAACCACGGGAGTTGCCCACGCGGTTGATCGTGCGCGAATCCACCCTGCGGGTGGGGCCGAAGCATGATCTTTAA